In Vigna unguiculata cultivar IT97K-499-35 chromosome 3, ASM411807v1, whole genome shotgun sequence, a single genomic region encodes these proteins:
- the LOC114176627 gene encoding uncharacterized protein LOC114176627 translates to MGNCQAVDAAALVIQHPSGKIERLYWPVSASEVMRTNPGYYVSLIIPLAVPEGQNQDQKTVLFTRVKLLRPNETLTLGHAYRLVTTQEVVKALKAKKHAKTKKPHGKTVDSMQIMQLEKASSDGETGGMLDTGNTYQGMKADRYRLMNSTHGALKLKSWRPSLQSISECSS, encoded by the exons ATGGGGAATTGCCAAGCTGTGGATGCTGCAGCTCTTGTGATCCAACACCCATCTGGGAAGATAGAGAGGTTGTACTGGCCAGTGAGTGCAAGTGAGGTTATGAGGACTAATCCTGGTTATTATGTGTCTTTGATCATACCATTGGCTGTGCCAGAAGGACAGAATCAGGACCAGAAGACAGTGCTTTTTACCCGAGTGAAGCTGCTCCGCCCCAATGAGACTCTAACTCTTGGCCATGCTTACAGGCTGGTCACTACTCAAG AGGTTGTGAAGGCGTTGAAAGCGAAGAAACATGCGAAGACGAAGAAGCCTCATGGGAAGACAGTGGATAGTATGCAGATAATGCAACTGGAAAAGGCAAGTTCAGATGGTGAGACTGGAGGGATGTTGGACACAGGAAATACATATCAG GGAATGAAGGCAGACAGATACAGGCTAATGAATTCCACACATGGTGCGCTTAAGCTGAAATCATGGCGTCCCTCTTTACAGAGCATCTCAGAGTGTAGCAGCTGA
- the LOC114176626 gene encoding protein PLASTID REDOX INSENSITIVE 2, chloroplastic-like, giving the protein MLVLSSSPFTITFYHTKPFSSNSLNLHHSFPRPLSPSSSLCLSAQRIFTNSFTCALTHSPSQKYVYPDPIPQFAESESQKFKVELFQKLSEDVDEFGDDLDEVVAVCTQIFSEFLHKDYGGPGTLLVEPFTDMMVALKKKKLPGAALAARSSLLWAQKYVDKDWDVLNSTLK; this is encoded by the exons ATGTTGGTTTTGAGTTCGTCTCCCTTCACGATTACTTTCTATCATACAAAACCATTTTCTTCAAATTCTCTTAACTTGCACCATTCTTTCCCACGCCCACTGTCACCCTCTTCTTCGTTGTGCCTCAGCGCCCAACGCATTTTCACAAACTCCTTCACTTGCGCTCTCACACATTCACCTTCCCAGAAGTACGTCTACCCTGACCCAATTCCCCAATTTGCAGAATCC GAAAGCCAGAAGTTCAAAGTTGAACTCTTTCAGAAGCTTTCGGAGGACGTGGACGAGTTCGGGGATGACCTTGATGAGGTTGTAGCCGTTTGCACTCAG ATTTTTAGTGAGTTTTTGCACAAGGACTATGGGGGTCCTGGGACATTGTTGGTGGAGCCATTCACGGATATGATGGTTGctctaaagaagaagaaattacCAGGAGCAGCCCTGGCTGCAAGATCATCACTATTATGGGCACAAAAATATGTTGATAAGGATTGGGATGTTTTGAACTCAACACTAAAATAA